CCAGCCCTCTAAAGACTTCAATGGTACAGTCATAATAATGATCTGTGATTAATTGCCGCCAATCCGCTACTGCTTGCTGTACGGCCTGATCTCCTGGACCATCCTGCATACCGTTGATTAATCTTTGGTAAATCTCTTCTGTTTTACCCTGAATATTTCCCCAGTCTTCTGATGTATAGTCAGCAATCTTTTTTTCTGTCTTTTCTACTGCTTCTTTTCCGTACCTTGCCTTTGCTTCCTCACTGTATCTCTTCTGATGTTCCAGTATTTCCTTCATATCGAAACCCTTGAACATATCCTTCTCCTCCATTTGATATCCTCCTTCAATCGATTTAATCGTCTTTTCCACTGTCCTGATGATTTCATCTAAACGCTTCTTTTTCTTAAGTAGCAATTCCTTATGTTTCTTTAACGATTCCTTCCTATTAAAATCTGGTCGGTCCAAAATATCCTTTATCTCTTGCAGTGAAAAATCCATTTCTCTAAAAAACAATATTTGCTGCATGCGCTCCAGGTCTCTGTCCGAATATAACCGATACCCAGCATTTGTCACATCTTCTGGCTTAAGCAAACCGATCTTGTCATAATGATGCATGGTTTTTACACTCACTCCGGTGAGATTTGCTACTTCCTTTACTCTGAACATGGCCTTATCACCTCCGCATTTAAATTTAAACTATTACCTAAGGTAAGGGTCAAGAGTGTTTTCAATATTACTAAAGTTTACATAACAATTTTATAATTAACATT
The nucleotide sequence above comes from Mesobacillus jeotgali. Encoded proteins:
- a CDS encoding MerR family transcriptional regulator, which gives rise to MFRVKEVANLTGVSVKTMHHYDKIGLLKPEDVTNAGYRLYSDRDLERMQQILFFREMDFSLQEIKDILDRPDFNRKESLKKHKELLLKKKKRLDEIIRTVEKTIKSIEGGYQMEEKDMFKGFDMKEILEHQKRYSEEAKARYGKEAVEKTEKKIADYTSEDWGNIQGKTEEIYQRLINGMQDGPGDQAVQQAVADWRQLITDHYYDCTIEVFRGLGNLYVEDPRFTKNIDKYQQGLAAFFKKAIHHYCDQQNK